Genomic DNA from Leifsonia sp. AG29:
ATCGGCGTCTCGTCGCAGACCCTCATGACGACCGCGAACGGCACGGTCCAGATGACCACCGACCCGCTCCTCCGCGGCCGCGTCATGGCGATCTACATGGCGATCTTCATGGGAGGCACGCCCATCGGCGCTCCCATCGTCGGCTGGGTGGCCGACACCTTCGGCCCGCGCTGGGCGCTCGGCGTCGGAGCAGCGAGCGGGTTCGTCGCCGCCCTCGTCGGGGTGGTCTACCTCGTCAAGTACCGCGGGCTGCGTGTCCGGTTCGCCGGGCTGCGGCCGAGCGTCGTGCTGGTGCCGCGCGAAGAGGTGCGGGAGGAGCTCGAAGGGGCGGAGGCGACCGCGACGCGGGCGTCGTGAGGGGCGGCGGCGTCATGAGGTGTGGCGGCTGCGCCAGGCAGCCTCGGGCCAGTTCTCCACAGCCGGCGACGGCTTTCGGTCGTTGAGGCGTCACTCTTGGCCCCCTCAGGCTCGGAAAGCCGGGTCGAGGCGGCCATTGGCGACCGTTCAATCGTTCACGTGGGGCGAGCGGCGGGAGTGGCCGGGTCGGAGGGAAGAAGGGCTCAGCGGCCGGTGAGGTGGCGAACGCGGTTCGTGGCGGGCCGCGCCTCCGTGAGCCCCGCGCGTCGGGCAGGCCGCGCCTCCGGAGCAACCACCCTCGAGGCCCGCGCGTCGGGCAGGTCGCGCCTTCGGACCGAGCTCCCTCGAGGCTCGCGCGTCGGGCAGGTCGCGCCTCCGGACCGAGCTCCCTCCAGGCTCGCGCGTCGGGCAGGTCGCGCCTCCGGAACCCCCTCGAGGCTCGCGCGTCGGGCAGGTCGCGCCTCCGGGCCGAGCTCCCTCGAGGCTCGCTTACGATTCGGGCGCGAACGCTCCTCGGGTCGCAGTTATCCACAGCGCAGGGTCTGCGTGCCACGGTGAGACGTCACTAGTGGCCCCCTCAGTGACCGGAAACCGGGCTGAGGGGGCCACAATGGACCGTTCAACCGTTCAATGCGCGCCGCGCGCGGGAGCGGAGGCCGCGCTAGCGGAGGCCGCGGAAGCGGAAGCCGCGGCAGCGGACGCCGAACCCGCAGCCCCGCGCAACCCCGCCGGCTCGTAGCGCGTCAGCGGCACGGTCGCCGCGACGAGCGCCCGCAGCGTCTCGAGGTCCCCCTCGATGAATCCGACCGCCCGCGCCTGCACCAGCGCGTTTCCGATCGCGGTCGCCTCGACGGGGCCCGCCACCACGGGCACCCCGGCGCGGTCGGCCGTCGCCTGGCACAGCAGCGCGTTGCGCGATCCGCCGCCGACGATGTTGATCGTCTCGACCGGCACCCCGGTGAGCTCGGCCGCCTGGCGCACCGTGCGGGCGAAGGCCTCCGCGAGGCTCTCGATGATGACCCGGACCATCCCGGCGGGGCTCGCCGGAGCGCGGAGGCCTCGCTCGGCGAACCACCCGGCGATGCGGCCCGGGAGGTCGCCGGGCGCCAGGAAGCGCGGGTCGTCGGCGTCGAACAGGTCGGCCGGGCGGGGCAGCGCCGCCGCCTCGGTCAGCAGCGACTCGAGGGTGACGGGCAGGCCCCTCCGCTGCCACTCCCGCAGCGACTCGCTGAGCAGCCAGAGCCCCATGACATTGTGGAGGTACCGGACACGCCCGTCGACGCCGCCCTCGTTCGTGAAGTTGGCGGCACGACCCGCGTCGCTGACGACGCGGTGCTCGAGCTCGACGCCGACGAGGCCCCACGTTCCGCACGAGATGTAGGCGGCGCGGGTCGGGTCCATCGGCACCGCGACGACGGCCGAGGCGGTGTCGTGCGAGCCGACCGCGGTGACCACCGGACCGTCCCCGTCGAATCCGAGATCGAGCGAGGGCAGCAGACGCCCGACCCCCGTGCCGGCGTCGACGAGCGGCGGGAACAGGTCCCGGCGCAGGCCGAGCCGCTCGATGAGCCGGTCGTTCCAGCGTCCGTCCGCGGCGAGCAGGGCGGTGGTGGAGGCGTTGGTCCGCTCGGCGACGCGCTCCCCGGTCAGCCAGTAGGTCAGCAGGTCCGGGATCAGCAGGAAGCCGTCCGAGCGGTCGAGGTCGCCCGAGTCGCGGTCGACGGCCAGCTGGTAGACCGAGTTGAACGGCAGGAACTGCAGGCCGCCCTCGCGGTACAGCTCCTCCGGCGGCACGGCGCCGTGCACGAGCGAGACTCCCCGCTCGGTGCGCTCGTCGCGGTAATGGTACGGCTCGCCGACGAGCCGTCCGCCGGCGAGGAGGCTGTAGTCGACCGCCCACGAATCCACCCCGATGGAGGCGAGCCCCGGCTCGGACCGCGCGACAGCGGCGAGCCCGTCGAGGACGTGCCCGAACAGCCCGGTCACGTTCCAGTGCAGGGCGGCGCGGTCTCCCTCCCACAGCCGCACGGGCGTGTTCGCGAAGCGCGCCGCCTCGGTGAGCTCGAGCGTGCGCGCGCCGACCCGGGCGTGCATGACCCGTCCGCTGGTCGCGCCGAGGTCGACGGCCGCGACCGAGCCGGCGCGCGACCCGGTCATCGCAGGAACGCCGCCGCGACGCCCGCATCGACGGGGATGTGGAGCCCGGTGGTGTGGTCGAGGTCGCTGGAGCAGAGCACGAAGACCGCGTTCGCCACGTGCTCGGGGAGCACCTCCCGCTTGAGCAGGGTGCGCTGGGCGTAGTACTTGCCCAGCTCCTCCTCGGGCACCCCGTAGACCGCGGCGCGCTTGGCGCCCCAGCCGCCGGCGAAGATGCCGGAGCCGCGGACCACACCGTCGGGGTTGATGCCGTTGACGCGGATGCCGTGGTCGCCGAGCTCCGCCGCGAGGAGGCGCACCTGGTGAGCCTGGTCCGCCTTCGTCGCCGAGTAGGCGATGTTGTTCGGCCCGGCGAAGATCGAGTTCTTGGACGAGATGTAGACGATGTCGCCGCCGAGCTTCTGGTCGATGAGGACCTTCGCCGCCGCGCGCGAGACGAGGAATGAGCCCTTCGCCATGACGTCGTGCTGGAGGTCCCAGTCGGCCGTGGTCGTCTCGAGCAGGGGCTTGGAGATCGACAGACCCGCGTTGTTCACGACGAGGTCGAGACCGCCGAAGGCGAGGAGGGCGTCGCGGATGGCTCCGTCGATCGCCTTCTCGTCGGTCACGTTCGCTGCGACGCCGAGCGCGACGTCCCGGTTGCCGATCTCGGCCGCCGCAGCCTGCGCCTTCTCGAGGTCGAGGTCGGCGATGACGACGCAGGCGCCCTCGGCCGCAAGACGCGTCGCGATCGCCTTGCCGATGCCGGAGGCGGCGCCGGTGACGAGCGCGATCCGCCCCGCGAGGGGCTTCGGCTTGGGCATCCGCTGGAGCTTCGCCTCCTCGAGCGCCCAGTACTCGATCCGGAACTTCTCCGCCTCGTCGATCGGCGCGTACGACGACAGCGCCTCGGCGCCGCGCATCACGTTGATGGCGTTGACGTAGAACTCCCCTGCGACCCGGGCGGTCTGCTTGTCCTTGCCGTAGGAGAACATGCCCACGCCCGGGATGAGGATGATCGCCGGATCGGCTCCGCGGATCGCAGGAGAGTCGGGGGTCGCGTGCCGGTCGTAGTAGGCCTGGTAGTCGGCGCGGTACTGCTCGTGCAGCTCCTCCAGCCGCGCGACCGAGTCCTCGATGGAGGCGCCGGCCGGCAGATCGAGGACGAGCGGCTTCACCTTCGTGCGGAGGAAGTGGTCCGGGCAGGACGTGCCGAGCGCCGCCAGGCGCGGGTGCTCGGACCGCGCGAGGAAGTCGAGCACCGCCTCCGAGTCGGTGAAGTGCCCCACCTGCACCCGGTCGGTGGAGGCGATGGCCCGCAGGTGCGGTGCCAGCGCAGCGGCCTTGGCCCGGCGCTCCGCCTCCGGCAGGGCCTCGTAACCGGGCAGGACGGTTCCGAACGGGTCGGGGCGCCCGTGCTCGGCGATGTAGTCTGCCGCGGTCTTGATGATCCAGAGCGAGTTGGCCTCGGCCTCCTCGGAGGTGTCGCCCCAGGCGGTGATGCCGTGACCGCCGAGGATCGTGCCGATCGCCTCCGGGTTCGCCGCTTTGATCGCCGCGATGTCGAGCCCGAGCTGGAACCCGGGCCGGCGCCAGGGCACCCAGACGACCCTGCCGCCGAAGATCTTCTCGGTCAGCGTCTCGCCGTCGGCCGCGGTCGCGATCGCGATCCCCGAGTCGGGATGCAGGTGG
This window encodes:
- a CDS encoding rhamnulokinase produces the protein MTGSRAGSVAAVDLGATSGRVMHARVGARTLELTEAARFANTPVRLWEGDRAALHWNVTGLFGHVLDGLAAVARSEPGLASIGVDSWAVDYSLLAGGRLVGEPYHYRDERTERGVSLVHGAVPPEELYREGGLQFLPFNSVYQLAVDRDSGDLDRSDGFLLIPDLLTYWLTGERVAERTNASTTALLAADGRWNDRLIERLGLRRDLFPPLVDAGTGVGRLLPSLDLGFDGDGPVVTAVGSHDTASAVVAVPMDPTRAAYISCGTWGLVGVELEHRVVSDAGRAANFTNEGGVDGRVRYLHNVMGLWLLSESLREWQRRGLPVTLESLLTEAAALPRPADLFDADDPRFLAPGDLPGRIAGWFAERGLRAPASPAGMVRVIIESLAEAFARTVRQAAELTGVPVETINIVGGGSRNALLCQATADRAGVPVVAGPVEATAIGNALVQARAVGFIEGDLETLRALVAATVPLTRYEPAGLRGAAGSASAAAASASAASASAASAPARGAH
- a CDS encoding bifunctional aldolase/short-chain dehydrogenase, whose translation is MTNETVAALLARSNRLGADPVNTNYAGGNTSAKGTETDPVTGEPVELLWVKGSGGDLGTLTEAGLAVLRLDRLRALKHVYPGVEREDEMVAAFDYTLHGKGGAAPSIDTAMHGLVDAAHVDHLHPDSGIAIATAADGETLTEKIFGGRVVWVPWRRPGFQLGLDIAAIKAANPEAIGTILGGHGITAWGDTSEEAEANSLWIIKTAADYIAEHGRPDPFGTVLPGYEALPEAERRAKAAALAPHLRAIASTDRVQVGHFTDSEAVLDFLARSEHPRLAALGTSCPDHFLRTKVKPLVLDLPAGASIEDSVARLEELHEQYRADYQAYYDRHATPDSPAIRGADPAIILIPGVGMFSYGKDKQTARVAGEFYVNAINVMRGAEALSSYAPIDEAEKFRIEYWALEEAKLQRMPKPKPLAGRIALVTGAASGIGKAIATRLAAEGACVVIADLDLEKAQAAAAEIGNRDVALGVAANVTDEKAIDGAIRDALLAFGGLDLVVNNAGLSISKPLLETTTADWDLQHDVMAKGSFLVSRAAAKVLIDQKLGGDIVYISSKNSIFAGPNNIAYSATKADQAHQVRLLAAELGDHGIRVNGINPDGVVRGSGIFAGGWGAKRAAVYGVPEEELGKYYAQRTLLKREVLPEHVANAVFVLCSSDLDHTTGLHIPVDAGVAAAFLR